One stretch of Actinomycetota bacterium DNA includes these proteins:
- a CDS encoding DUF3048 domain-containing protein: MIALLAFGSVLSACTGSSPVAEHSSSPSSTPAASPSPTPPPPVLAPLTGLRLASAGILTRPALAVKIDNHTRARPQVGLHLADIVYEEPVEGGITRFIAIFHSRDASKVGPVRSARLTDLQVLAEYGRPLLAFSGAAGYVLKAVRKANLVSLPHGAYGSIYRRDSSRWVAPHNLFTSTKDLWRVARNRNTSPAPAKFRFGALASPPAVAWPKGRKATIPFGGAWTATWRWDGATQTYLRWNGSVPHRVVTGAQIGATNVLVMRVATEQNNAQAAAHGTPELALVGSGEAVLLRNGVRIVGRWSRTALHRPTAFVDSLGRPFVFAPGNTWVELVPTKIKPRYR; encoded by the coding sequence TTGATCGCCTTGCTCGCGTTCGGCTCGGTGCTGAGCGCGTGCACCGGATCGTCGCCGGTGGCCGAGCACTCGTCGTCGCCGAGCTCGACGCCGGCCGCATCACCCTCACCCACTCCGCCGCCTCCGGTCCTCGCGCCGCTGACCGGCTTACGGCTCGCCTCGGCGGGGATCCTGACGCGGCCGGCGCTCGCGGTGAAGATCGACAACCACACCCGGGCGCGCCCGCAGGTTGGGCTGCACCTGGCCGACATCGTCTACGAGGAGCCGGTCGAGGGCGGCATCACACGGTTCATCGCGATCTTCCACTCGCGCGACGCGTCGAAGGTCGGGCCGGTGCGGAGCGCCCGGCTGACCGACCTCCAGGTGCTCGCCGAGTACGGCCGCCCGTTGCTGGCGTTCAGCGGCGCGGCGGGCTACGTGCTCAAGGCCGTCCGCAAGGCGAACCTGGTCTCGTTGCCGCACGGCGCCTACGGATCGATCTACCGCCGGGACTCGAGCCGATGGGTCGCGCCGCACAACCTGTTCACGAGCACGAAGGATCTCTGGCGGGTCGCGCGAAACCGGAACACCTCACCCGCGCCGGCGAAGTTCCGGTTCGGCGCGCTGGCTTCGCCGCCGGCTGTCGCGTGGCCGAAAGGCAGGAAAGCCACGATCCCGTTCGGCGGGGCGTGGACGGCGACGTGGCGCTGGGACGGCGCAACGCAGACATACTTACGGTGGAACGGGTCGGTGCCGCATCGGGTCGTGACCGGCGCGCAGATCGGCGCGACGAACGTGCTCGTGATGCGCGTCGCGACGGAGCAGAACAACGCTCAGGCCGCGGCGCACGGAACGCCCGAACTGGCACTCGTCGGCTCGGGAGAGGCGGTCCTGCTCCGGAACGGCGTCCGGATCGTCGGCCGGTGGTCTCGCACGGCCCTCCACCGGCCGACCGCGTTCGTCGACTCGCTCGGACGACCGTTCGTGTTCGCGCCGGGCAACACCTGGGTCGAGCTGGTCCCGACCAAGATCAAGCCTCGCTACAGGTAG
- a CDS encoding PAC2 family protein, with product MAIYELLAEPSLTAPVLIASLTGWVDAGAAGTSAAEHIAQAGPTIARFDPDRLYDFRSQRPVLDIVDGVMKDYTWPELTVRHVAVGGRDILVLTGQEPDLGWRAFAAAVLELALRFGLVSSVSIGAIPAAVPHTRPTPVLATASGRELLMEGDRLPEGLLRVPGSAVNLVEFTLGSHGIPSVGFWAQVPHYISGPYPAAAVALTERLSRHLGVEIPIDPLVEAAQAQREQLDALVAAQPETAAHIERLEQILPDIQNVPSGESIAAEIERFLRDQREGRGGKA from the coding sequence GTGGCCATCTACGAGCTGCTGGCCGAGCCGTCCCTGACGGCGCCGGTGCTGATCGCCTCACTGACCGGCTGGGTCGACGCCGGCGCCGCCGGCACCAGCGCCGCCGAGCACATCGCCCAAGCCGGCCCGACGATCGCACGCTTCGATCCCGACCGGCTCTACGACTTCCGATCGCAGCGCCCCGTGCTCGACATCGTCGACGGCGTCATGAAGGACTACACCTGGCCCGAGCTCACGGTCCGCCACGTCGCCGTCGGCGGTCGCGACATCCTGGTCCTCACCGGCCAGGAGCCCGACCTCGGCTGGCGGGCCTTCGCCGCGGCGGTGCTCGAGCTCGCGCTCAGGTTCGGGCTCGTCTCGAGTGTGAGCATCGGAGCGATCCCGGCCGCGGTCCCGCACACGCGCCCGACGCCGGTGCTCGCGACGGCATCGGGCCGCGAGCTGCTGATGGAAGGCGACCGTCTCCCCGAGGGGTTGCTGCGCGTGCCGGGCTCGGCGGTCAACCTCGTCGAGTTCACGCTCGGCTCCCACGGGATCCCGAGCGTCGGCTTCTGGGCGCAGGTCCCGCACTACATCTCCGGGCCGTACCCCGCCGCAGCGGTCGCGCTCACCGAACGTCTCTCACGTCACCTCGGCGTGGAGATCCCGATCGATCCGCTGGTCGAGGCCGCGCAGGCCCAGCGCGAGCAACTCGACGCGCTCGTCGCCGCGCAGCCCGAGACCGCCGCGCACATCGAGCGCCTCGAGCAGATCCTGCCCGACATCCAGAACGTGCCGTCGGGCGAATCGATCGCCGCCGAGATCGAGCGATTCCTCCGCGACCAACGCGAGGGCCGCGGCGGCAAGGCCTAG